In Thunnus thynnus chromosome 17, fThuThy2.1, whole genome shotgun sequence, the genomic window GCCAGAGGTTATTTGACATTAGGAGACAAATCTCTCTTTATTTAAATTGATGCAATGTGGTACAAGAGTAAACAATATATaccaaaaacttttttttttttacttacatCAAAGGGCTGTGTGGTAGCTTTGGCGATCCCCTGGCTCAGTTTGCTGGTGATGTTGGCGCCCCTCTTCACATGTGGGCCAGCTCCCAGGATCCTTTGCAGCACACTGAAGGCATTAGCCTCTGCGCTACCTGACACGCCACCCTCACTGGCTATCAATGCGTGGGCCAAGTCGTCATTGTTCCGCACCCGCACCTCacctacacacatgcacacatacacacacacacataataccaTCATGACAACAATGCAGCAACAGATCTCAAAGAGTGTGATGTGGCTTTTAAAGCTGAGCTTTTACCTCCACGGTACAAAGCCTTTGCTGCAGGTGCTCCAGCCCCACTGCGGACACTCAGGAGCCCCTCGCCCACCTGCCTCAGGACAGAGTGCTTCACACCTGGATGCATAAATCAGAGAATACCAACATTAACACAGTGAACTTTCATGAATGCTCTTGTCgcaaaaaaatactgtattcacAGAACAGAAACTGCCATACGAGCATGAGGTACCGTCATTCAGACAACCATTGTCTGCAGGTCAAGTCAGCCTTATCACATTGACGCACACAAATCTGCACATAATAAAACCATTAGTAACACTGCCGGCCTCTTATCACATACCAGTACTGAGTCAGTACCTCTGTGTCTTTGGGCAGAAGCCAAATGACATTCGAGAAGGCTGtgcgcacccacacacacacacacacacacacacacacacacacacacacacacacacaaaagcagtttATTTAAATCAATGAGACTGTAAATTGGAGACACGATAAGCAATGCCTGATGAGAAAGAACAACTGTGATACAGAGACTAGACAGCACTAGTAGACACTCACCTAGTCCTACAAGAGCCATTCTGCCAGAGGTGAAATTGTCCTCAACAAATGACTGCAGCTACAGGAGGAGgataaggaggaggagaggggtgtAAGAGCTAAGCACAATCTAACAAATAATGGTCTTCAAATTGGTCTTGAAGTTGCTATCATGACTCAGAATTTACTCCTTTTCttatgtagagaaaaaaaacaaaaacaaagcacagaTCCATACCTGTTCAGATGAGATACGACCGAGCATGTGGTCAGGGCAGTACAGAGAGTTGGACAGAGCATTTTTGTACGCTGCTTCATGCAACTTCTCAATTATGCCTGCAGGAGAAAATAGAGGAATTTAAGCTGAGGAAAACTGGGCATCCAAGAAGTAGACTTAGGACTCAACTGAAAATCTTCTATCTTCATCAAGCATCTAGCAATAAGAACCCAGGGAGAAGGCCAAAAAATTCAAGAACcttcaagcttttttttttaccatttgcTTTGGCCCTAGAAGTCAAAAATCACTTGATGCAGTTTTTTTAAAGCCTGACTTGATGCAATTTGACacaatttccaaaatgaaaatGCCGGTGTTCAGTAGCTGAATTGCTGCTCTGGTACTCACCTATCTGAGGACACTGCTGAGCCAGAGCCTTGTCGATCTTCAGCCTGGGTAACAGGTCGTTTACTTCCCACGGTCGAAACTCTGGAGCTGCGGCCACGTTAACCACATACTCCAATAATGTGTCTCTggtaaaacacacagacacagtaagGCATCAACATGACTATAGAGGATTTCTAAATAAATGCAGCATAAAACAACAGAGTAAGTAAAAACATTATAAGACAGGAGCACTTACAGGTGATCTCTCAGGCAGTCTGCAGAGTAGACCATGGTCTCtcttgatgatgtcacactgcAGGTAAAGAGATGACAACGAAGTTAGTTCAATGTGGTGGGCTATGGTTGCACTAGTATTCCCTTGTTTATTTATAGCGGGACTGTGAATGTGAGCATGTGTAGAGAGTACCCTCACTGACCTCAGGCTGCCTCCCAGTGCTTCCACACTGCGACAGAGCTTCAAGGCAGACGAACCCTTATTAGtctacaaaagaaaaaaaaaaatcttgattaATTAAGGCATCATTGCCACAGTCTGACACTACACAGCGAGGTGAAGACACTTGTGAACGTGAATAACGCAGcttaactgcaaaaaaaaaaaagttcacggTTTTTCTAAATGcatcacacattcacaaattaCCAGATTTGCCGCCAATCGTAGCACATGGGAGACGCCCAGGTTTCCCGCAGCCTCATAGCGACTCCCACCTTTCACAAACAGACCGACACTGGACAAGGGGGAGTAGTTCTCCAGTGATGCGATGACCAGACCGTTTGGGAGCTTGGACACCTGaagcagcaaagaaaaatgaTATGCATTTTCTGAGCAATTAtgcattaataaaatatgtcaTTCGTGTGTAGACTAAAGCAGCACCCACCTGGACATTttggggagggagaggagcgGCTAAGGATGGTTTGTGGCCTGTGAGAGGTTCAGTCAGAGCTTCACTCCTCCTGGCAGCAGCATAGCAACGTTTCTACGAGAAAAGGTGAAACCAAATTAAAAGATCGTTCATTTGTTTGGCAGCTGTTTAACTTTTCCTCTTGAGTGTAATGGGCCACAAGAACAAAAACCTGCTCAACTACTTTCCACTACCCTTGATTCACCCAGCAGGGTTTCTGTATGAAAGTGGCACAGCTTTTAAGTAGTGTAAACATCAGGGGTCCGATTAAATGGTCACTTAGAGAAGGAACTACTTTCTTACTCATGCTGAAGAGCAAGCACTCCACAAATCAGGCTGGCATCAGATTGGACAAATCTTAATCCTGTGAAAACTAACATGACCTCTAATGTTTCATAACAGCTACTGTCAACAACTTAAccctgatatgaaaaaaaacgTGTACTTCAGACACCCTGATTCTAAGCTCTTGTGCTGCAATTTTCTCTCTGGATTGATAGTGGGTAATAAGATGATCTTTACCAGAGATTTCATAAATTTGACCACTTATATATCAAAGTAGTGATTCCATTAATATCTATGGTTGTGCTGAACAATTTGGGTAATGGTGCAAACAAATGAGCAGGTCTGCTTTATGGTAATATTGGATTTAAAGAGTATTTTCATCAATGTGATGAAGTAGCttgattttcatttattaaactCGCTGGTTTAGCCACAAACAGATCTAGTTATTTTCTCTATTGAGTTTCCAGAAAATAGACTACCTtatgattagagctgcaactaacaattcttttcatcatcagttaatcttttagttgtttggtttataaaatgtcaaagtgttGGAAAATGTCAACTACTGTTATCTCAAAGTGCAACCTACGATGTCTTGTCTGCCCAAAGCCCAAAGATATCAAGTTGGAACCAGAGATGTTTGGcaattttttcttaaaaatcaaCTCAAAACATTATAGAAAATAGCAGGCTATACATTTTTGTCAATTGActtaacaatcaatcaatcaactgaTGCAGCTCTAGTCATGATATTGCTATACAAAATTACATATACTATGGTAGAAGGTTATGTCCACATATCACCCTCTATTAATCtagataaaaaatgaatgtatatttttatatatgtcCAATAACaactgtcaataaaatgtctaaaataagTGAGGGCTTAAACTTTATCTAACAGCTATCAACccaaactattttatttatgatacaaaacagagaagCAAACAAGTCTTTCTGAGCGTCTATAAAGCTGATTATGATCTGGTATTTATCCTTGTTAACATTACCAACCATTAGTTGTGTTGATCAACTGTACAATTGATTATTTATTGAGTCCAATCTATGACATGTCAAACTGCAGACTGACTACTGTCCTCAAGAAGAGACAGTAGGTTGACCTGATATGACCCCTCCAAATCTAATACATAGCGACCACAACCGGACACAGTAAGCATGTGTAAACAAAGACTGATTGCTGTGAcaatttatgagaaaaaaagatgaccAAATTAGGTGTGTTGTTCGCTTCGAGGCACCTCCTCAAAAAAATTGTATTACACGCGTCAGGAGATGACCTTCAGCTTGCATCTAGCAGAGCGAAGAAACCGGCTATTTCACTGCACGCCTGACGTACATTTAGTCTCACTTACATTAAATGTGAACGTTTGAAGAAGACGGTGTCAGTCAATCTGTCAGTTAAAACCATGTCAACAAGCCTTTCATAAGATAAACCCGCATTAGCTACTTAGCCACCTAGCAAGCTAACTAGCCGACGGGGCTAACTACAGCTAAATAAGGCTTCAGTTTTCGAGCTGATGGCGAACAACAACGAGCGAAGATAAAGTCCAGCCGGCAACAAACCTCACATCAAACCGAATAAACACAGGACTCACGGGGAGAGCGTTAAGAGGCCGGATTCCCCTCATGACTCCAGGCTCTCTCCTTCAGCCGGGTACAGAAAGACAGATATGGCCGCTCGGTGACGTCACGTCGTACCCACAATCCACCGCGCTGCTGAGCAGAGGATCAAAGATGATTCAGGATGTCAAGATGAACCTCCAACAGCTGCAGGTGGTTCAAAGTCTCAAAAACTATCATCACTCTTTGGTTTGAGGTTAATCATCAAGATATGAGCTAACTTTAGATAACATTTTCATAATCATGTTGTGGAGGCCCATTTCTaccaagaaaaaaagagttatGACAAAAAAGTCgaaattattactttattagTCACTTTTTACAATTTTGAGTTTTATGAAGATCGGACCGACAGACGTTGTTACCTTACGTTAACGTTGTCAACTAATTAATATTCCAGCAGTGAGCGAAACAGTGTGGCAGTCCTCATTGTTTTCAAGTTACACCTTCCTGCAACACACCTGCTGCATATTCAGGTGTGCAggtttttggtttcttttatatatatatttttactaaGTAAAGCGAGGAAATCATGAGCCAAATTAATACATAGTCAAACTCTGGCTTTGTAAGTCAGTATTTTGACTTAGTCAAAATTATGATTACTCAGTCAAAACTATTAAATATTGAGTCAAATAGCAGCCAGTAAAAATGAtgtgttaaatatacagtagcggtcaaaagtttggacacactttcccatttgAGAAAGTGAAAGCTTGACTTAACAAGTATTTTTATCATCTCCATTTTCTGTTCCTAGCAGAATTAGCTTCCACAAACTCCCACTGGCTCTGTTTAAATTAACTATTTTCTAAGACTAAGCCTTCaatgaaacataatttttgtTAAAGGTAGGAATTGAtcacaaaaactgaatttataGTCTACAAAAACTTAAAGACCCCTTAAAGACATgcattaagacataaaaatactctatttgAACAATAATGTGTTTCGTATTTTAATACAGTTGTacatgtgtttctagttttctGGTTACtcagtgtatttgtgttttagaagatgtatgaaatgtgaaatggaaaaaaaggaaacaagacAAGCATTCACAGTGTAGAATTAAACATCTTTATTAGAggatcttttttaaaaaatgtaattctcaCAGCTCGTCATACTCCAAATAAATACgtcacataataataataataataataataataataataataataataatacaaaaatacactaTGTTGGCTGGGAAAATGTTCACCGATTTGAGGCGCTCGGACATTAAAACACAACCCTTAACATGTTCACATCATACAGAGACTGAGCTTAGACTGCTGATTGAGTTGTCGATCAGTTACTTGAGATTCATGTGGGTCAACGACGTTTCCTTTGTCGCCACACCAAAGGAGGGACCCGAGTGAGTGAGACTCATTCCATAAATTGTCACTGATTAAAAACCAGCTCCTCTTTGCCTCCAGTAACAGCTCAAACAGCAATGTGCCAAATCCAGGCATCCTTTCTCTTCAGTTAACTGGTCTCCACAGCACTGAGCTTTGAAGTGCACTGTCCCCGAAGAGGGTGCAAATAACCACAAAAGACTTGCCATTTGACGACCTCACTTAGTTGTCGTTTGGTGTACCAGGGCTGCTGCTCATGTCCTTCCTCAGCTGGAGAGACACACAGCTCAGCCAACTGCGACTGGTGGGCATCTCTCCGACAATCTCCCATGCGTCAGTCTCGTCACAGTACCTCTCAATAGTGTCGTGATATCTGCATTCAAAGATTGATCAGCATTAACCAGTTGTAAATTTAACATCGATAAAGTAACACtgtcttttttaataaaagaaagctataattgtgtttgttctgtttttaatctAATGCCTCTTTTCAACCAAATAGTTCCAGGTACTGAGGAGCCACAGGAACTAACAAATCAGAAACCTGAAGTTCCGTGTTTACATTCCTGGTTGTATTTCATCTGAAGATTAGCCAAATTAGTCTGattaacaaatcaaacaaaaactcCTAACTGTGTGAATGAGGTTGTACAAAAGGAGAGGAACCAAAGTAAATCCTGGTTACCCAGTCAAAACGCAGGTATGGTTCCTGAGTTCCTAAAAAAGTTCCTGCATTCCTAAAAAGGTTCCTGTGGGGGATTACATGCCTATTATATGCACAAGTACCTTCtctacattttattcatataattCCTCACCTGTCCCAGCCCTCTTCTCCTCCCAGAACATAGATCTTTCCATCCACCACAGCGACACCAGGCCGGTAGCGTCGTTCTTTCATGGGGGCACACATGGTCCACTGGTTGGTTTTGGGATTATAACACTCCACcttatctgtgttttctgttgagGCATGCCAGCCGCCTACaagaaataaatataacagTCAATGTGACTATATTCcttaatttagttt contains:
- the uqcrc2a gene encoding ubiquinol-cytochrome c reductase core protein 2a is translated as MRGIRPLNALPKRCYAAARRSEALTEPLTGHKPSLAAPLPPQNVQVSKLPNGLVIASLENYSPLSSVGLFVKGGSRYEAAGNLGVSHVLRLAANLTNKGSSALKLCRSVEALGGSLSVTSSRETMVYSADCLRDHLDTLLEYVVNVAAAPEFRPWEVNDLLPRLKIDKALAQQCPQIGIIEKLHEAAYKNALSNSLYCPDHMLGRISSEQLQSFVEDNFTSGRMALVGLGVKHSVLRQVGEGLLSVRSGAGAPAAKALYRGGEVRVRNNDDLAHALIASEGGVSGSAEANAFSVLQRILGAGPHVKRGANITSKLSQGIAKATTQPFDASAFNASYSDSGLFGIYTIAQAHSAGEVIKAAVAQVRGVAEGNVSEADITRAKNQVKIEYLMSIESSEGLLEEIGAQALTTAAYQVPETVLQAVDSVTKNDVVKAAKKFVDSKKTMAASGHLINTPFVDEL